In Candidatus Manganitrophus morganii, the genomic window ATATCCTCCGCCATCGAGACGATCATTTTCCTGAAATTCTCGGCCTGTTTTTCCTGAACGCTCCGGAACTCGATCTTTCCAATTTTCGTCACGCCGTCGACCATGGCGGCGATATCTTCCCCGAATTCCCGCGTCAGCTCTTCTTTTGTGTGAAACGTGTCCTCCACCACGTCGTGCAGCAACCCGGCGACGATGGAGGGAACGTCGAGCTTTAATTCGGTCAGAAGGTTGGCGACCTCAAGCGGATGCTGAAGGAACGGCTCCCCGGATTGGCGGAGCTGTCCCGCGTGCGCCTTCTCGGAAAAGGCATAGGCCTTTCTCAGAGGCGAGACGTCGGCCTGCGGCGCATAGGCGTGGATCTGCCTGACGATATCTTCCAGCGTCAGTTTCTTTGCCGGGCGTTCTTTAAAGATCAGTCGATTCAGCATCGCTCTTCCGGGCGCTCTTCAATCGCCCCCATCCTCCGAGTTCCTTTTAACCAAAAATCCGCGGCTCGTCCAGCCAGTTCCACATTGGCGAGATCGACGGCTCGGATTCTCCAGATAAAGATCCTCTGCCGCGACGGTGCGCCTTATATAAAATACCCTCATCGACATCACAACTCGGCTTTCAGTTGTTCTGCTTCCGTTCAGGTCCCACATGGCTTAATCGTAGAATCATCGGAAGGGATTGTCAAGCGAGGAAACACCCGAAGTAGGGGAAAACTCAGACGAAATACTTGGCCACATCGATTTTATATTTGCCGGCGTCGATCGCATTGACGATCTCATATTTGAAATGGCCGCTCTCGTTTTGCTCGCAAAGATCGATCAACTCTCCATGCGCCTCATTTCCCTCGGCATCCATGACCCGCTTTACCTTGGGGCGGTCCCCCCGTTCCGGGTTCGGATTGGAGGTGAAGACCACGCCGATCTCCTTGGTATTCAGCAGAACCAGCGTTCCGATCGGATAGACGCCGATCGCATTGACGAAGAGCTTCATCAAGATCGGGTCGAACGCCTTACCGCTTTTGCTCAACATGAACCGAAGCGCTTTATCGGGGGGAAAAGGAACCCGGTTGTAGACCCGGGAAGAGGTCAAGGCGTCGTAACAATCGACAATGCAGATGATCCGGCCGAGGAGGCTTAAGTTTCGCTTCTTTGCCAACTTGGGGTACCCGGAGAGATCGTAATTGAGATGATGCTCAAAGGCGCCGATCGTCACCCGGATCGCCATGTCGTTGACCCCCTTGAGGCGGACCAGCTCTTTGACCGAAAAAATCGGATGGCGGCGCATGACCTTCCACTCTTCTTCGGTGAAGTCGGTCGGCTTGTTCAAAACATCGAGCGGAATGCCGAACTTGCCGAGATCGTGGAAAAGTCCCGCCATGCCGAGCTCGCAAAGGCGCTTCTTGCTGTAGCCGAGCCGCTGCCCGATCGCCAACGCCAGGATGCAGACATTGACCGAATGATTGTAGGTGTATTCGTCGTGGCTTCTCAGATTGGTCAACCCAAGGAGGGTCGAATCTTCCTGCATGATCAGATCGACCATCGATTGAACGATCCGCTTGGCCCGCTTCAGGCTCACCGCCTGGCGGAGCTTCACACTCTCCATCACCTCGCCGACCGCCGTCACGGTATTGAAATAGGTCTTCTTCGCCAGATCCT contains:
- a CDS encoding HD-GYP domain-containing protein, which gives rise to MSRNTAVRSYDEERAQLGKQVVNQFAILIKTSQIHDAGNVALQPPAENFGKTLGDLFIDDPEVALSLEGEALFLGDMKLKLDIDIFTNFMLVNEEMKKRKVGSIVFSRGIGEKEIRKFSSLFASLDPRLPEPFERLEKELENAGLTNPQILFLEEKKEKEEVAQATEDNEKDLAKKTYFNTVTAVGEVMESVKLRQAVSLKRAKRIVQSMVDLIMQEDSTLLGLTNLRSHDEYTYNHSVNVCILALAIGQRLGYSKKRLCELGMAGLFHDLGKFGIPLDVLNKPTDFTEEEWKVMRRHPIFSVKELVRLKGVNDMAIRVTIGAFEHHLNYDLSGYPKLAKKRNLSLLGRIICIVDCYDALTSSRVYNRVPFPPDKALRFMLSKSGKAFDPILMKLFVNAIGVYPIGTLVLLNTKEIGVVFTSNPNPERGDRPKVKRVMDAEGNEAHGELIDLCEQNESGHFKYEIVNAIDAGKYKIDVAKYFV